From the Diospyros lotus cultivar Yz01 chromosome 13, ASM1463336v1, whole genome shotgun sequence genome, one window contains:
- the LOC127789275 gene encoding ferritin-4, chloroplastic, translating into MFGIMGSTVSAPKIQGVNLGLLNSSSSLFSAVGSGPKQRGRGLAVAAVVDGSLPMTGVVFQPFEEVKKEELMVPMAPNLSLARQKYVAECEASINEQINVEYNVSYAYHSMYAYFDRDNVALKGLAKFFKESSEEEREHAEKLMEYQNKRGGRVKLHCLVDPPSEFDHVEKGDALHAMELALSFEKLTNEKLLNLQCVADRNNDPQLADFIESEFLAEQVEAIKKISDYVSQLRRVGKGHGVWHFDQQLLHEGA; encoded by the exons ATGTTTGGAATCATGGGTTCGACTGTTTCTGCCCCTAAGATTCAAGGGGTAAATCTGGGTTTGTTGAActcgtcttcttctttgttctctGCGGTGGGTTCTGGGCCGAAACAGCGAGGCAGGGGGCTGGCTGTGGCCGCCGTCGTGGACGGTAGTTTACCGATGACTGGAGTGGTGTTCCAGCCGTTTGAGGAGGTTAAGAAGGAGGAGCTTATGGTCCCCATGGCTCCCAACCTATCACTTGCTCGACAAAAATACGTTGCGGAGTGTGAAGCTTCCATCAACGAGCAAATCAA CGTGGAATACAACGTGTCCTATGCGTATCACTCCATGTATGCCTACTTCGACCGAGACAACGTTGCTCTCAAGGGCCTTGCCAA ATTTTTCAAGGAGTCaagtgaagaagaaagggaacaTGCTGAGAAGTTGATGGAGTACCAG AATAAAAGAGGAGGAAGGGTGAAATTGCACTGTCTTGTTGATCCACCTTCTGAATTTGATCATGTTGAGAAGGGTGATGCCTTGCATG CAATGGAACTAGCGTTGTCCTTTGAGAAGTTAACAAATGAGAAACTTCTCAACTTGCAGTGT GTGGCTGATCGAAACAATGATCCTCAGTTGGCTGATTTTATCGAGAGTGAATTTTTAGCTGAGCAG GTTGAAGCTATTAAGAAAATTTCAGACTACGTGTCACAGTTGAGACGAGTTGGGAAAGGGCATG GGGTTTGGCACTTTGATCAGCAACTCCTACATGAGGGTGCTTGA